A region from the Gemmatimonadota bacterium genome encodes:
- a CDS encoding YifB family Mg chelatase-like AAA ATPase, which translates to MLSRVSSGAVHGIDAIRVVVETHISNGLPHFSTVGLPDSAVRESKDRVVAAIKQSGFTYPYRRITINLAPADVRKAGTSFDLPIAVGILAASAQLPVQSLEDTALLGELSLNGALRPVRGALPIALAAQRLGVRRLIVPRENAEEAAMARDIDVYGVPSLASAVRFLQGREGFSRFRNDTDRLLPSNVEYPFDFAEVKGQDHVKRAIEVAAAGSHNLLLIGPPGSGKTMLARCVPSILPDFTLEEALETTKIHSVAGKIPSFAPLVTSRPYRAPHHTITEAGLIGGGRNPKPGEVPLAHNGVLFLDELPEFRRHVVELLRQPLEEGKVTLARASRSVTYPSRFTLVAAMNPCPCGYFGDPGHECTCLPTQIQRYMARVSGPLLDRIDLHIEVPPVPYRTLSNGTRGESSILIRERVNQARVRQLRRFSDHVGAFGNAHMIPRDLRRYCRMDTRAHKLLRNAIARLGLSARAYDRILKVARTIGDLAGREEINAEHVGEAIQYRSLDRGKWMDV; encoded by the coding sequence TTGCTATCGCGTGTTTCAAGCGGCGCCGTGCACGGCATCGACGCCATTCGCGTGGTCGTGGAAACCCATATCTCGAACGGCCTCCCGCACTTTTCCACGGTCGGGCTGCCGGACAGCGCCGTGCGGGAGAGCAAGGACCGCGTTGTGGCGGCAATCAAACAGTCCGGTTTTACCTATCCGTACCGCCGGATCACCATCAACCTCGCGCCCGCGGACGTGCGAAAGGCGGGTACATCCTTCGATCTTCCCATCGCCGTGGGCATACTCGCGGCGTCGGCGCAGTTACCGGTCCAGTCCCTCGAAGATACTGCCCTGCTGGGCGAGTTGTCGTTGAACGGCGCCCTCCGCCCGGTCAGAGGCGCGCTGCCCATTGCCCTGGCCGCGCAGCGCCTGGGCGTGCGCCGGTTGATCGTTCCCCGGGAGAACGCGGAGGAGGCCGCGATGGCCAGGGACATCGACGTGTACGGCGTGCCGTCTTTGGCGTCCGCGGTCCGTTTCCTTCAGGGCCGGGAGGGTTTCAGTCGGTTCAGGAACGATACGGATCGACTCCTCCCGTCCAACGTGGAGTACCCCTTCGATTTTGCCGAAGTCAAGGGCCAGGATCATGTGAAACGGGCCATTGAAGTGGCCGCCGCGGGATCGCACAACCTGCTGCTCATCGGCCCACCGGGATCGGGGAAAACCATGCTCGCCCGCTGCGTGCCGTCCATACTCCCCGATTTCACCCTGGAAGAGGCGTTGGAGACCACCAAGATCCATAGCGTGGCGGGCAAGATACCGTCCTTTGCCCCCTTGGTCACATCCAGGCCCTATCGCGCGCCGCATCATACCATCACCGAAGCGGGACTGATCGGCGGCGGACGCAATCCGAAACCTGGCGAGGTGCCGCTCGCCCACAACGGCGTGCTGTTTCTGGATGAACTGCCCGAATTCAGAAGGCACGTGGTCGAGTTGTTGAGGCAACCCCTCGAAGAGGGGAAGGTCACCCTGGCGCGCGCTTCCCGGTCCGTGACCTATCCCTCGCGGTTTACCCTCGTCGCTGCAATGAATCCATGTCCATGCGGATACTTCGGTGATCCCGGGCACGAGTGCACTTGCCTGCCTACTCAGATACAACGGTACATGGCGCGGGTTTCGGGACCGCTGCTCGACCGGATCGATCTGCACATCGAGGTGCCCCCGGTACCGTACAGGACCTTGAGCAACGGCACCCGCGGTGAATCCTCAATTCTTATCCGGGAACGGGTAAACCAGGCCAGAGTGCGCCAGTTGCGGCGGTTTTCTGATCATGTCGGAGCCTTCGGCAATGCGCACATGATCCCCCGGGATCTGCGTCGCTACTGCAGGATGGATACCAGGGCCCACAAACTGCTGCGAAACGCGATCGCCCGCCTGGGTTTGTCCGCGAGGGCGTACGATCGAATCCTGAAGGTCGCCAGAACGATAGGCGACCTGGCCGGCAGGGAAGAGATCAACGCGGAGCACGTGGGCGAAGCGATACAATACCGGTCGCTGGACCGGGGCAAATGGATGGATGTCTGA
- a CDS encoding YggS family pyridoxal phosphate-dependent enzyme, which yields MSTIKDNLARVYDRISRAAERAGREASSIHLIAVSKTKPLPMIEEARRAGVTDFGENRVQEALEKIRADDGATWHLIGPLQRNKAKFAARAFDMIHSVDRLSLGRELDRRLQAAGRIMPVLIQVNTSSEETKMGVEPDRALELAEQLSTLSGLSVRGLMTIPAFTADPEDARPAFRLLRETRDRIASAGITGVGMNVLSMGMSHDFEVAIEEGADMIRVGTAIFGARRA from the coding sequence TTGTCCACGATCAAAGACAATCTGGCCCGGGTCTACGACCGTATATCCAGGGCCGCCGAACGAGCCGGCCGCGAGGCCTCATCCATTCACCTCATTGCGGTGTCGAAGACCAAGCCCCTGCCGATGATCGAAGAAGCTCGGCGGGCCGGTGTCACGGATTTTGGTGAAAACAGGGTGCAGGAGGCCCTTGAGAAAATCCGCGCGGACGACGGAGCGACGTGGCACCTGATCGGCCCATTGCAGCGGAACAAGGCAAAGTTCGCCGCGCGGGCTTTCGACATGATTCATTCCGTCGACCGCCTTTCGCTCGGTCGGGAACTTGACCGCCGGCTGCAGGCCGCCGGAAGGATCATGCCCGTGTTGATCCAGGTCAACACCTCGTCGGAGGAAACCAAGATGGGCGTTGAACCGGACCGCGCCCTGGAACTCGCGGAGCAGTTGTCGACCCTTTCCGGACTGTCCGTCAGGGGACTGATGACGATTCCGGCGTTCACGGCCGATCCGGAGGATGCCCGGCCTGCGTTCAGGCTGCTTAGGGAAACGCGAGACCGCATCGCGTCCGCCGGTATTACGGGCGTTGGCATGAACGTACTTTCCATGGGCATGTCTCACGACTTCGAGGTAGCCATAGAAGAAGGCGCGGACATGATACGGGTGGGAACGGCCATATTCGGCGCACGCCGGGCGTGA
- a CDS encoding YggT family protein, with the protein MGLIEFIINIYMLAFGLRLFMPAASPFSENPIQRGLYTATEPVLRPIRQVVMRGEPRFDWSPVFAIIALVIVRGFLVTVIMGVPISASMASGLLDVFDFVARVLAILFLGAFFISIESPFAFSQSGHMMHNIAHFFLAPIRRVTGYQIGRPDVSALLGIVLLGVLHGLVLYQASALVAQADDSAAGTILESIVYLIDFIFDVLFIVILVRAVLSFFNPDTGNALFQMLILYSDPILAPIRRIMPTTYGIDFSPLIAILILRFIQVSLLPLLLRL; encoded by the coding sequence ATGGGACTGATCGAGTTTATCATAAACATCTACATGCTGGCCTTCGGTCTTCGACTGTTCATGCCGGCCGCAAGCCCCTTCAGCGAGAATCCGATTCAGCGGGGTCTCTACACGGCGACAGAGCCGGTGTTGCGCCCCATTCGCCAGGTCGTCATGCGTGGCGAACCCCGTTTCGACTGGTCGCCCGTGTTTGCCATAATCGCCCTCGTGATCGTGCGGGGATTCCTCGTGACGGTCATCATGGGCGTCCCCATATCCGCCTCCATGGCTTCCGGATTGCTGGATGTGTTCGATTTTGTGGCGCGTGTGCTCGCCATCCTGTTCCTCGGCGCCTTTTTCATCTCTATCGAGTCTCCATTCGCCTTCAGCCAGTCCGGCCATATGATGCACAACATAGCCCACTTCTTCCTTGCCCCCATCCGCCGCGTCACTGGCTACCAGATAGGCCGGCCGGACGTTTCCGCGCTGCTGGGCATCGTACTGCTGGGTGTTTTGCATGGCCTCGTACTGTATCAGGCGAGCGCGCTGGTTGCGCAGGCGGACGATTCCGCGGCGGGCACGATCCTCGAGAGTATCGTCTACCTGATCGACTTCATATTCGACGTGCTCTTTATCGTGATACTCGTCCGCGCCGTGCTCTCGTTCTTCAACCCGGACACGGGCAACGCGCTCTTTCAAATGCTCATCCTGTACAGCGATCCCATTCTGGCGCCGATACGCAGAATAATGCCGACTACGTACGGAATCGATTTTTCGCCGCTGATCGCTATTCTGATACTCAGGTTTATCCAGGTAAGTCTCCTGCCCCTGTTGCTTCGGCTCTGA
- a CDS encoding DivIVA domain-containing protein, protein MDISPEEIRSRKFKLRWVSGYDMDEVEAFLNTAASAFETLVKENESLRGKLAEMDGELTDIGRRRKLLEDALVSAQRVIHDMKANAMKEAENVLKEAENQADRWIADANSQVSEIKRELRELTSLRKDYEVKFRFLLESHKEQLEAMRSTENENGQKSTLDLAP, encoded by the coding sequence ATGGACATCAGTCCGGAGGAAATACGGAGTCGGAAATTCAAATTGCGTTGGGTCAGCGGCTATGACATGGATGAAGTGGAGGCGTTTCTGAACACGGCCGCCAGCGCCTTTGAAACGCTGGTCAAAGAAAATGAATCCCTGCGTGGCAAGTTGGCGGAGATGGACGGCGAGCTAACCGATATCGGACGGAGGCGGAAGCTGCTCGAAGACGCGCTGGTGTCCGCGCAGCGGGTCATACACGACATGAAGGCCAACGCCATGAAAGAAGCGGAAAACGTGCTGAAGGAAGCGGAAAACCAGGCGGACCGGTGGATAGCCGACGCAAACAGCCAAGTCTCCGAAATCAAGCGGGAACTCAGGGAACTCACCTCTTTAAGAAAGGACTACGAGGTTAAATTCAGGTTTCTGCTGGAGTCCCACAAGGAACAACTTGAGGCTATGCGAAGCACGGAGAACGAAAACGGGCAGAAATCGACCCTGGATCTCGCGCCGTAG
- a CDS encoding TraR/DksA family transcriptional regulator, translated as MTGEDLKRFEKLLLEKRETLLHELGYFGDKTINSAARDVAGSYPFSEHPADQGTESMEQEQAYDLASREGRFLFHIDEALERIKNGAYGRCYVCNGEIGKARLEAVPHARMCIECKSKEERGLI; from the coding sequence ATGACGGGTGAAGATCTGAAGCGATTCGAAAAACTCCTGCTCGAGAAGCGTGAAACGCTGTTGCACGAGTTGGGTTATTTCGGAGACAAGACGATTAACTCCGCGGCACGCGATGTCGCGGGAAGCTATCCGTTTTCGGAACACCCGGCAGACCAGGGTACCGAATCCATGGAGCAGGAACAGGCCTATGACCTCGCTTCGCGGGAGGGCAGATTCCTGTTTCATATCGACGAGGCCCTGGAACGAATCAAGAACGGCGCCTACGGTCGCTGCTACGTATGTAACGGTGAAATCGGCAAGGCACGGCTCGAGGCCGTACCCCACGCCCGCATGTGCATCGAATGTAAATCCAAGGAAGAACGAGGACTGATTTAA
- the lspA gene encoding signal peptidase II, with protein sequence MAKPVIVCAGIVILDQLTKIAVQQWMTLYQSYPLIGDVVQFTYIRNPGAAFGITFGGRWLYLVLSIVACAVMIYYLARLPVAERRGRYAIMTVLGGALGNLIDRALYGEVTDFIDIGAGAYRWPIFNVADSAVTIGIILLFTRLSAINRILNDEAPSG encoded by the coding sequence TTGGCAAAACCGGTCATCGTCTGCGCCGGGATCGTGATCCTGGACCAGCTTACGAAGATCGCCGTTCAGCAGTGGATGACGCTGTACCAGTCCTATCCCCTCATCGGGGATGTGGTTCAGTTTACGTATATTCGCAACCCCGGGGCGGCTTTCGGGATCACTTTCGGCGGGCGCTGGCTTTACCTGGTCCTCTCGATCGTCGCGTGCGCCGTGATGATCTATTATCTCGCCCGGCTTCCCGTTGCCGAGCGGCGGGGCCGGTACGCCATCATGACCGTACTTGGAGGCGCCCTGGGGAACCTGATCGATCGCGCGCTTTACGGTGAGGTCACGGATTTCATCGATATCGGAGCGGGAGCCTACCGATGGCCCATTTTCAACGTCGCGGATTCCGCCGTAACCATCGGAATCATCCTGCTCTTCACCCGGCTGTCCGCCATAAACCGGATCCTGAACGATGAAGCGCCTTCCGGATGA
- a CDS encoding RluA family pseudouridine synthase translates to MKRLPDEREGSFVETVVPSDQSLRRLDQYLSETDLPVTRSRIQRWIRDGGVSVNSVVVRKCGHKVAEGDIVTVTVPGVAPSRAEPESIPLDIIFEDDALVVVNKAAGMVVHPAAGHARSTLVNALLHHCKCLKQFEDPIRPGIVHRLDKDTSGLMIVAKREDAHALLSRQLAERRVRRGYTGLVWGCPAESSGTVDAPIGRHPRHRQRMAVVETDRGRRAVTHFRVRSVMEDGTLLSLDLETGRIRSGSTWPIWAIPSLEILFTVDGSSGWPESCPNAAPG, encoded by the coding sequence ATGAAGCGCCTTCCGGATGAACGGGAGGGATCCTTCGTCGAAACCGTGGTGCCGTCCGATCAATCTCTGAGGCGCCTGGACCAGTATCTGTCGGAAACAGACCTCCCGGTGACGAGGTCCAGAATCCAGCGTTGGATACGGGACGGTGGAGTTTCGGTTAACTCGGTTGTCGTCAGAAAATGTGGTCACAAGGTGGCCGAAGGCGATATCGTCACCGTGACGGTACCCGGGGTCGCCCCCTCCCGCGCCGAACCGGAATCCATTCCGCTGGATATCATTTTTGAAGACGATGCGCTCGTCGTGGTAAACAAGGCGGCGGGAATGGTCGTGCACCCCGCAGCCGGCCACGCGAGATCGACGCTGGTAAACGCGCTTCTGCACCACTGCAAATGCCTGAAGCAATTTGAAGATCCAATCCGGCCGGGCATTGTGCATCGATTGGACAAGGATACGTCCGGCCTGATGATCGTGGCGAAACGCGAAGACGCCCATGCGCTGCTTTCACGCCAGTTGGCCGAACGCCGTGTCCGGCGCGGATATACCGGCCTGGTCTGGGGTTGTCCCGCGGAATCATCGGGTACGGTCGACGCACCGATAGGGCGGCATCCCCGGCACAGACAGCGGATGGCCGTAGTCGAAACGGATCGAGGCCGCCGGGCCGTCACGCATTTCAGAGTGCGCAGCGTAATGGAGGACGGGACGCTGCTGTCCCTGGACCTGGAAACCGGGCGCATCAGATCAGGGTCCACCTGGCCCATTTGGGCCATCCCATCATTGGAGATCCTGTTTACGGTGGACGGGTCAAGCGGCTGGCCAGAATCGTGCCCCAACGCCGCCCCAGGTTGA